The genomic segment ACCCGATTCGCGCCCGCGGCGGTGATCAGGTTCGCCACCAGCTTGGCCGTGATCGGCACCCGCGGCTGGTCCTTGCGGTCCTGCCGCGCATATCCAAAGAACGGTAAAACCGCCGTGATGCGCTTGGCGCTGGCCCGCCGGCACGCATCGATCATGATCAACAACTCCATCAAATGATGGTTTGCGGGCGGACACGTCGGCTGCACGATGAAAACATCCCGCCCGCGTATGTTCTCATTGATCTTAACGAACGTCTCCTCATCAGGAAACGCCGTGACCGTCGCATCGCCCAGCGGTACCCCGATCGAATCGGCAATCCGCTGCGCGAGGGGTCGATTTGCATTACCAGAAAAAATCTTCAACTGGACACACAACTCCACAGCTCAGGTTGTCTTGGCCCAAAAATCAAGGCCACACCCGCGACCCGTGGCCTCCAAAGCGTCGTACCTTCTACCGTTTCGCCCCCCGCTTTGCAACCCGAATCTTTGCCACCCTCATCTCCCTGAAATTGCATGGCATGCATCTCATTTGGCACCGGACTCCTCCACTGCCGTTGTAGGTTACCCTGATTCCGAGATCAGCGCCCCCTTTCCCGACGCGCCCTCCTTTAATAATGCATGTGGCGCACCCCTCGTATCAGGCAAAACGCGCCCATAAACGCATCAAACGCCATCAAAACATCCTCAAATTGGGTTCGTTTTTCCAGAACGAACCCATTTGCAAACGCCTCTGCAAACCCTATAAGTTTCTATAAATACGCATGATACAGCAGAAATTGAGCGAAAATAAAATGGGTTCGTTTCGCAGAAACGTATAGGGGCCCCGAGCTGCGCACAGCAGCGAGTCGCGCCGTAGTGGTCTCGCGAAGGCGGAGGCAGTTGCTTCTCTCGTTGCAAATACTCACACCTCGAACCTTACCACTATCGGAATTCGATGTCCAGAACAAACTGCCTCAGCTGAATCCCACCACCGCATGCGGCACGTACGGCTCCTCCAATGATGCAATCTCCTCCGCCGAAAGCTTCACCCCCAACGCCGCCACTGCATCGTCAAGATGCTGCATCTTCGTCGCGCCAATGATAGGCGATGTGATGTAGGGCTTGTGCAGTATCCACGCCAAAGCGATCTGCGCCTGCGGGACGCCACGTTTGCGCGCGAGCTGACTCACTCGCTCTACAATAAGCTTATCCGACTCTTCCGTTGCGCCGTAGAGCTTCTTTGCAAAATCGTCTTTCCCGCCACGTTCGGTACTCCCCTTTTCCTCCCACGGCCGCGTCAACCGTCCGCGCGCCAGCGGACTCCACGGGATGACGCCAATTCCCTCCGTCTGGCACAAGTTCATCATCTCGCGTTCCTCTTCGCGGTACAACAAATTGTAATGGTTCTGCATCGAAACGAAACGCGTCCATCCATGCTGATCCGCCAGGAAGAGTGCTTTGCAGAATTGCCACGCGAACATCGATGACGCGCCGATATATCGCGTCTTCCCGGCCTTGACGAGGTCATACAACGCTTCCAAGGTTTCTTCAATCGGCACGTCGTAGTCCCATCGATGAATCTGGTAAAGGTCCACGTAATCCACGCCGAGGCGCTTCAGGCTCGCATCCATTTCCATCATGATCGCCTTGCGCGACAACCCCTCGCCATTCGGCCCCGGCCGCATCCGTCCGCGCACCTTCGTCGCCAGCACCACTTCCTCGCGCTTGGCGAAGTCCCGCAAGGCGCGCCCCGTTATCTCCTCGCTGGCGCCGGCCGAGTAGACATTCGCTGTGTCGAAAAAATTGATCCCCAATTCAAGGGCGCGCTTGATGAAGGGACGGCTCTCTTCTTCCTTGAGCGACCAAAGATGAGTGCCACGCTCCGGCGCGCCATAGCTCATGCACCCAAGGCACACCCGTGAAACCTTCAACCCGCTCTTTCCCAATCTCACGTAATCCATAAGCCCCTCTCCTACTTGCGCCAACCAAACTCGGGTTTGTACCCCAAAACTCGTTTCGCCTTCTCAATCGAAAGCAGCGTGTCATTCGTTCCAATCTTCCCTTTGATCGGCACGCCTGGAAATGAACCCGCCATGAGTTGCGCTGACGACTGCGGCATGACTGTGTCCGCATTGGCGATGATAAAGACCTCCGCGCCTTTCAACGGCGCTTCCACCGCCTTGCGAATTGCCTGCGCCCCATCACGCGCATCGATGTACCCCCACAAATTCCATTTGCGCATTGTCGGGTTCTTTTGAAAATCCGCAAATCGCTCGTAGTCCTGCGGCTCCATGACGTTAGAAAACCGCAAACCGATGATCTTCATCTCCGCGTCCCATCGACAAAACTGCTTCGCCATCTCTTCGCCCATCAGTTTCGACAGCGAATACGCCGTCTCCGGCCGCCCCGCGTATTCCTCATCCACCGGCGCGTACGGCGGCGGCGTTTCGAATGGCAACCCGAGCACGGTCTCGCTCGAAGCCCAGACGATGTTCTTGATACCCAACCGCCAGGCCGCCGCAAAAACGTTGTACGTGCTTAGCGTGTTGTTCTGGAAAACGACCGCGTCGGTAAAAAGATGGGGTGCAGGAATCGCCGCGAGATGCACGATGACGTCAAAGTTTCCTCTTTCTGCATTTTCTCCAGGCCGATGGGAGAACGCATCAACCGTCTGCCCAAAATCCGCCAGGTCCGCCAAAATGAGCGGACACATCCCTTCGGCGGGCGCCACTCGATCCACATTGAATACCTGATGACCATGCGCCAGTAAATCTTTGACACACGCTCGTCCCAATTTCCCGCTTCCGCCGGTGACAGCAATCTTGCTCATGCCCCTTTTCTTCCCCAGATTCGGCCGGAAGGCAAATTTATTTGAAGCGACGGCCTGCGGACACGGCATGCGGCAGGCGGTCCAATGCGGAAAATCGTTGTAGCGCGGCCTGTGTCTTGACCGCATCCCAACGACCCGGAATCGCTGTGGCGCATTTCGGACATTTCCCCTCGTCGGTCAGAAAATATCGCTGTACTTCAAAACCAAACCGCTCGATCAGCAACTCGTTGCACTTCGGACAGCGCGTATTCTCCCAGTCGCCCACATACCCCGGCACATTCCCCGCGTAACAATAACGCAACCCTTCCTCCCGCCCGATCTCACATGCGCGAATAATACTTCGCGACGCGGTATAGCCGCGATCGGTCATCTTATAATCCGGATGAAACGCCGTGCAGTGCCAGGGAATGTCACGCGAGATGCCCGCGAGAAACTTCGCGATCTGGTGCATCTCATCTTCGCTGTCATTGAAACCGGGGATGAACAATGTGACGATCTCCAGCCAAAACCCCTTCTCGTAAAGCATTCCGACGGTCTTCAGCACGTTGTCGAGTTTTCCGCCGAGTTGACGGTAATTCTTGTCGTTGAAACTCTTCAGATCGACCTTATAGAAATCGACCCACGGCTTGATGTAATCGAGCACCTCTTCCGTGCCGTTGCCGTTGGAGACGTAGGACGTGCGAAGTCCCCGCTTGCGCGCCTCCTTGAACACCTCCACGCCCCACTCGCTCGTGATCAGCGGCTCATTATAGGTGCTCGTCACCGTGTCCGCGCCCTGTCGGATTGCCAGTTCCACAAATCCTTCCGC from the Verrucomicrobiia bacterium genome contains:
- a CDS encoding aldo/keto reductase → MDYVRLGKSGLKVSRVCLGCMSYGAPERGTHLWSLKEEESRPFIKRALELGINFFDTANVYSAGASEEITGRALRDFAKREEVVLATKVRGRMRPGPNGEGLSRKAIMMEMDASLKRLGVDYVDLYQIHRWDYDVPIEETLEALYDLVKAGKTRYIGASSMFAWQFCKALFLADQHGWTRFVSMQNHYNLLYREEEREMMNLCQTEGIGVIPWSPLARGRLTRPWEEKGSTERGGKDDFAKKLYGATEESDKLIVERVSQLARKRGVPQAQIALAWILHKPYITSPIIGATKMQHLDDAVAALGVKLSAEEIASLEEPYVPHAVVGFS
- a CDS encoding NAD(P)-dependent oxidoreductase, which produces MSKIAVTGGSGKLGRACVKDLLAHGHQVFNVDRVAPAEGMCPLILADLADFGQTVDAFSHRPGENAERGNFDVIVHLAAIPAPHLFTDAVVFQNNTLSTYNVFAAAWRLGIKNIVWASSETVLGLPFETPPPYAPVDEEYAGRPETAYSLSKLMGEEMAKQFCRWDAEMKIIGLRFSNVMEPQDYERFADFQKNPTMRKWNLWGYIDARDGAQAIRKAVEAPLKGAEVFIIANADTVMPQSSAQLMAGSFPGVPIKGKIGTNDTLLSIEKAKRVLGYKPEFGWRK
- the amrS gene encoding AmmeMemoRadiSam system radical SAM enzyme — its product is MPKSDQVLERSDKARATASMETLGENLSRLTKEGELYEKLPDGKVRCYACGHRCLILEGHDGICRVRFNRDGKLFVPWNYFGALQCDPIEKKPFFHALPGTLAMSFGMLGCDLHCGYCQNWFTSQALRDPRSTAPAIPMTAEGFVELAIRQGADTVTSTYNEPLITSEWGVEVFKEARKRGLRTSYVSNGNGTEEVLDYIKPWVDFYKVDLKSFNDKNYRQLGGKLDNVLKTVGMLYEKGFWLEIVTLFIPGFNDSEDEMHQIAKFLAGISRDIPWHCTAFHPDYKMTDRGYTASRSIIRACEIGREEGLRYCYAGNVPGYVGDWENTRCPKCNELLIERFGFEVQRYFLTDEGKCPKCATAIPGRWDAVKTQAALQRFSALDRLPHAVSAGRRFK